One Chloroflexota bacterium genomic region harbors:
- a CDS encoding kelch repeat-containing protein, with protein sequence MQRQSCLSATLVALVVTALTACVASPSPIASEEPSASPTARASASPSPAPTQAPVGWRELTVSGSTPAPREDHTWTADAEGRYAYLFGGRDDTGPGSYGDLWAYDLSADTWQQLSGGPPARFGHNAAWVPGIGLVIFAGQDQAFFNDLWAYDPVADSWQQLPDTGDRPVARYGSCAAVGPDGRLWISHGFTSEGARFADTRAYDFAISAWSDETPIGAAPIERCLHACWWTEGGQFTLYAGQTNGVTSLGDRWELTVGPRPGTNAWLEPDQDGSPPSARNLYAAARWELGTLVFGGQALDGTYLGDAWLLADDGTHTQVLPGVAGPAPRSGADLVADPVRGRVLLFGGKSGASVFGNLWELTLD encoded by the coding sequence ATGCAGAGGCAGTCCTGCCTGAGCGCAACCCTGGTCGCCCTGGTCGTAACGGCTCTGACGGCCTGCGTCGCTTCGCCCTCGCCCATCGCGTCGGAGGAGCCCAGCGCCTCGCCGACCGCACGGGCGTCGGCATCGCCGTCGCCAGCTCCGACTCAGGCACCCGTCGGCTGGCGCGAGCTCACTGTCTCCGGGTCCACCCCAGCGCCCCGAGAGGACCACACCTGGACCGCGGACGCCGAAGGACGGTACGCGTACTTGTTCGGTGGTCGTGACGACACCGGCCCCGGCTCGTACGGCGACCTGTGGGCCTACGACCTCTCCGCCGACACGTGGCAGCAGCTGAGCGGCGGGCCACCGGCCCGCTTCGGGCACAACGCGGCCTGGGTGCCGGGGATCGGGCTCGTCATCTTCGCCGGCCAGGACCAGGCGTTCTTCAACGACTTGTGGGCCTACGACCCGGTCGCCGACAGCTGGCAGCAGCTGCCGGACACCGGGGATCGTCCCGTCGCCCGATACGGGAGCTGCGCGGCGGTCGGTCCCGACGGGCGGCTGTGGATCAGCCACGGGTTCACCAGCGAAGGCGCGCGCTTCGCCGACACCCGCGCCTACGACTTCGCCATCAGCGCATGGTCCGATGAGACACCCATCGGCGCCGCCCCAATCGAGCGCTGCCTCCACGCCTGCTGGTGGACTGAAGGCGGCCAATTCACCTTGTATGCGGGCCAGACGAACGGGGTGACCTCACTCGGGGACCGATGGGAGCTGACGGTTGGCCCCCGCCCCGGGACCAACGCGTGGCTGGAGCCCGATCAGGATGGGAGCCCGCCATCTGCGCGAAACCTCTACGCGGCCGCGCGCTGGGAGCTTGGAACGCTCGTATTCGGCGGCCAGGCCCTTGACGGCACCTACCTGGGGGACGCATGGCTGTTGGCCGACGACGGTACGCACACCCAGGTCCTGCCGGGTGTGGCCGGGCCTGCGCCACGGTCCGGAGCCGATCTGGTCGCCGATCCAGTGCGGGGTCGTGTCCTGCTGTTCGGGGGTAAGTCCGGGGCGAGCGTGTTCGGCAATCTTTGGGAGCTGACCCTGGACTGA
- a CDS encoding pirin family protein — protein MDNFADIQLDSDLTVIGSGHFFRVGEEQFGVRGLIAIESVGPYTSVQRLGPMVMVHDGFFQPGFGIGHHPHRTNERLFYILAGRVEHDDSLNHIRGTMDEGDLGRLTEGVRGMLHQEWNGADDQVTRAFILVYHPDTQPPIPVAEFAVLRAADRVQVPEAPGVETLELVGPMSPFRVNHSGLRRYADTTLTEGAAVDVTPEPDHGLLLYPIAGTLRVMRDGRDEVVLSASGSIHPEGPANLAVVWSSDKGRARLQAVDGSARVLRIEFDRSGDDLVLGQSYLG, from the coding sequence ATGGACAACTTTGCTGACATCCAGCTCGACAGCGACCTGACCGTCATCGGCTCCGGTCACTTCTTCCGAGTGGGCGAGGAGCAGTTCGGAGTGCGGGGGCTGATCGCCATCGAGAGCGTAGGCCCGTACACATCGGTCCAGCGCCTGGGCCCCATGGTCATGGTCCACGACGGGTTCTTTCAGCCCGGGTTTGGGATCGGCCACCACCCGCATCGGACCAATGAGCGCCTGTTCTACATCCTGGCCGGCCGGGTCGAGCACGACGATTCGCTGAACCACATCCGCGGCACCATGGACGAGGGGGATCTCGGCCGGCTGACGGAGGGCGTGCGCGGCATGCTCCACCAGGAATGGAACGGAGCCGACGACCAGGTCACGCGGGCCTTCATCCTGGTCTACCACCCGGACACTCAACCGCCCATCCCGGTGGCCGAGTTCGCCGTCCTGCGGGCGGCGGATCGGGTGCAGGTGCCGGAGGCGCCGGGCGTCGAGACCCTCGAGCTGGTCGGACCGATGTCGCCCTTCCGCGTCAACCATTCGGGCCTGCGCCGCTACGCGGACACGACCCTGACCGAAGGCGCCGCCGTCGATGTCACACCGGAGCCGGACCACGGCCTCCTGCTGTACCCGATAGCAGGGACCCTCCGCGTCATGCGGGACGGCAGGGACGAGGTTGTGCTCAGCGCGAGTGGATCGATCCATCCGGAGGGACCGGCCAACCTGGCCGTTGTCTGGAGCAGCGACAAGGGGCGGGCCCGGCTGCAGGCCGTCGACGGATCGGCACGCGTCCTGCGGATTGAATTCGACCGCAGTGGCGACGATCTGGTGCTCGGGCAGTCGTATCTGGGTTAG
- a CDS encoding cyclic nucleotide-binding domain-containing protein, with protein sequence MATDEKLKLLKTVPLFALCDARSVERLGMLVEEVDLPAGRVLFRQGDTAHELFIVVTGQVRVERDGALIADSGPGEFFGEIALVAGGPRTATATCVTPCRLLVLGRRDFHSLMDEFPGLKMQVLETLAKRVRALDTAAVH encoded by the coding sequence GTGGCCACCGACGAGAAGCTGAAGCTGCTGAAGACAGTCCCGCTGTTCGCCCTGTGCGACGCGCGGTCGGTCGAGCGGCTAGGGATGCTGGTCGAGGAAGTCGACCTGCCCGCCGGTCGGGTCCTTTTCAGGCAGGGGGACACCGCCCACGAATTGTTCATCGTCGTGACTGGCCAAGTCCGGGTCGAACGGGACGGCGCGCTCATCGCCGACAGCGGGCCGGGCGAGTTCTTCGGGGAGATCGCGCTCGTCGCCGGCGGGCCGCGAACGGCGACTGCGACCTGCGTAACCCCGTGCCGACTGTTGGTGCTGGGCCGTCGCGACTTTCACAGTCTGATGGACGAGTTCCCCGGACTGAAGATGCAGGTCCTCGAGACGCTGGCCAAGCGGGTTCGCGCGCTCGACACCGCCGCTGTCCACTAG
- a CDS encoding SDR family oxidoreductase, translating into MTGAAGGLGPFVTRDLAAAGMRLALVGSRLRPLQALGAELRLAEDRWMAVAGDLRKPALAEKAVATVADRFGKVEILIHLVGGYHGGESVVAMRDAEVAAMLSQHLWTTLNMVRAVVPRMAAGGWGRIVAVSSPLASTPTKGVAPYAIGKAAEEALLGTLAREVAGTGTTVNLVLARTIDVEHERDAEPSAKTASWTTPEEISATIRHLVSEDASAINGAKIPLFGNG; encoded by the coding sequence ATCACCGGGGCGGCCGGAGGGCTGGGTCCATTCGTCACCCGCGACCTTGCGGCGGCGGGCATGCGGCTGGCGCTCGTCGGCTCCCGACTGCGTCCGTTGCAGGCGCTCGGCGCGGAGCTGCGGCTGGCGGAGGACCGCTGGATGGCTGTTGCGGGTGACTTGAGGAAGCCGGCGCTTGCCGAGAAGGCCGTCGCGACCGTCGCCGATAGGTTCGGGAAGGTGGAGATTCTTATCCACCTGGTGGGTGGCTACCACGGCGGCGAGTCGGTGGTCGCCATGCGCGACGCCGAGGTGGCGGCCATGCTGAGCCAGCACCTGTGGACCACTCTCAACATGGTCCGCGCGGTGGTTCCGCGCATGGCGGCCGGTGGTTGGGGTCGGATAGTGGCCGTCTCCTCGCCTCTGGCCTCGACGCCGACCAAGGGTGTGGCGCCGTACGCCATCGGAAAGGCCGCCGAGGAAGCCCTGCTCGGCACCCTGGCCCGCGAGGTGGCAGGCACCGGGACGACGGTCAACCTGGTCCTGGCCCGGACGATCGACGTCGAGCACGAGCGCGACGCGGAGCCATCTGCCAAGACCGCGTCCTGGACGACGCCGGAGGAGATCTCGGCCACCATTCGGCACTTGGTCAGCGAAGACGCGAGCGCCATTAACGGGGCCAAGATTCCGCTCTTTGGAAACGGGTAG
- a CDS encoding acyl-ACP desaturase yields the protein MPPSAEERALLLTLEPEAARLYDRHLKVAQEWFPHDYIPYRLGRDFDKEPWTPDQPRLTGVAQTAFEVGLLTEDNLPSYHRLIHGMFGPGDGGWINWVGRWTAEEGRHAIVLRDYLTVTRNIDPVLLERGRMAQLQRGYDPKRPGLLHGLAYVTFQELATRNTHRNTGKYSDDPVADRIMIRIAADENLHAVFYRDIMTAALEIEPSAAVQAIVDEAIDFQMPGAGIAGFVRKAALMARAGIYDLRGHRDDVLVPILRHWRIFELEGLNAAAEEARQRLQEHLDALEVSARRFEARVAESTERRVARAGG from the coding sequence ATGCCCCCATCCGCCGAAGAGCGCGCGCTGCTCCTGACTCTGGAACCGGAGGCCGCCCGGTTGTACGACCGGCACCTCAAGGTGGCCCAGGAGTGGTTTCCGCACGACTACATCCCGTACCGCCTCGGCCGAGATTTCGATAAGGAGCCCTGGACCCCGGACCAGCCGCGGTTGACCGGCGTCGCCCAAACGGCCTTCGAGGTCGGTCTTCTGACCGAGGACAACCTCCCCTCGTATCACCGCCTCATCCATGGGATGTTCGGCCCGGGCGACGGAGGGTGGATCAACTGGGTCGGACGATGGACCGCGGAGGAGGGACGCCATGCGATCGTCCTCCGGGATTACCTGACGGTGACCAGGAATATCGACCCGGTGCTCCTCGAGCGCGGCCGGATGGCGCAGCTCCAGCGGGGATACGACCCCAAGCGGCCCGGCCTGCTCCACGGGCTCGCCTACGTCACGTTCCAGGAGCTGGCCACGCGGAATACGCATCGCAACACGGGCAAGTACTCGGACGACCCGGTCGCCGATCGGATCATGATCCGGATCGCGGCCGATGAGAACCTGCACGCGGTCTTCTACCGCGACATCATGACCGCCGCACTCGAGATCGAGCCGTCCGCCGCGGTGCAGGCTATCGTCGACGAGGCCATCGATTTCCAGATGCCCGGCGCGGGCATCGCGGGGTTCGTGCGCAAGGCGGCCCTCATGGCCAGGGCCGGCATCTACGACCTCCGGGGCCATCGCGACGACGTCCTCGTGCCGATCCTTCGACATTGGAGGATCTTCGAGCTGGAAGGTCTCAACGCTGCGGCCGAGGAGGCCCGGCAGCGTCTCCAGGAACACCTCGACGCGCTCGAGGTTTCGGCTCGGAGGTTCGAGGCGCGGGTCGCCGAGTCGACCGAACGGCGGGTCGCCCGGGCCGGCGGCTAG
- a CDS encoding NAD(P)H-binding protein, giving the protein MLDAVTGAFSFTGRAIAGRLLSEGRDVVTLVRRHGAPDADSRIRTAIVTLDDPAALVEALRGVDTLYNTHWIRFARGEMTFELAIQRTRRLLDAARRAGVRRVVHVSVVNASETAPTAYFRAKARLEADVRASGLSYAIVRPTLTFGSGDILVNNLCWVLRRFPFFVIGGDGRYRLQPVHVDDVARIAVEAGQSSVDLVTDAAGPDLLTFNQFVRILADAVRSRAWLVHAQSPLSLAASRVLGLLVRDVMLTRDEVTELTASLLVSDQPPQGTIDLGTWASAHADALGRKYHSELDRHYR; this is encoded by the coding sequence ATGCTTGACGCGGTAACGGGCGCGTTCAGCTTCACCGGCCGGGCCATCGCCGGGCGCCTGCTCAGCGAAGGGCGCGACGTGGTGACGCTGGTGCGCCGCCATGGCGCTCCGGACGCGGACAGCCGGATCCGGACGGCGATCGTCACGCTCGACGACCCGGCTGCCTTGGTGGAAGCGCTCCGCGGGGTGGACACCCTGTACAACACCCATTGGATCCGCTTTGCGCGCGGGGAGATGACCTTCGAGCTGGCTATCCAGCGTACGCGGCGGCTCCTGGACGCGGCTCGCCGCGCCGGCGTGCGGCGCGTCGTTCACGTCAGCGTCGTGAACGCGTCGGAAACAGCGCCGACCGCGTACTTCAGGGCCAAGGCGCGGCTGGAGGCCGACGTGCGCGCGTCAGGGCTGTCGTACGCGATCGTGCGACCCACGCTGACCTTCGGCAGCGGCGACATCCTGGTCAACAACCTGTGCTGGGTCCTGCGGCGATTCCCCTTCTTCGTCATTGGGGGCGATGGGCGGTACCGGCTCCAACCCGTGCACGTGGACGACGTGGCTCGGATTGCCGTCGAAGCCGGCCAGTCCTCAGTGGACCTGGTGACCGATGCCGCCGGCCCGGACCTCCTCACCTTCAACCAGTTCGTCCGTATCTTGGCCGACGCCGTCCGCAGCCGGGCCTGGCTGGTTCACGCCCAGTCGCCCCTGTCCCTTGCCGCCAGCCGCGTCCTGGGGCTCCTGGTACGGGACGTCATGCTGACCCGCGACGAGGTGACCGAGCTGACCGCGAGCCTGCTCGTCTCCGACCAGCCGCCGCAGGGGACCATCGACCTCGGCACATGGGCGAGCGCCCACGCTGATGCGCTCGGCCGGAAATATCACTCGGAGCTCGACCGCCACTACCGCTGA
- a CDS encoding M20/M25/M40 family metallo-hydrolase: MTRYRSRVRLAGGLLAALLLVSACQADTASPRPSPSSGGSPSASPGEPAADLTISEALRAAVEPAGIRQHLDELLEIAEANDGIRAAGTAGYVESVSYVADELRAAGYAVTVDEFTFPFFIETAPAKLTANDQTFVGPHHLHALIFSASGDITAPVVAVAVSDDGQPIGSGGCDSDDWVDFPAGAIAVVGAGPCGRRQMVDHAQTADAAALIMSSPAYEPGSLRRPTLLRPDGIHIPAVYASGPAGAALRRAAAQGSSVHLSVLTLIEDRVTANVIAERGGIGAGSVADEVVMVGGHLDSVLDGPGINDNGSGTMTILEMAQQLAELEPTPRTVRFAFWSGEELGLYGSRDWVGRQSDDQLHAIVAYLNLDMLGSSNYGRFVYAPAGIADSEEITAAFGAYFDTVGLAYETLDLGGGSDHAPFDDALVPNGGLFSGASELKSDAQAELFGGEAGEPMSPCYHLACDTMDEINDAALDEMSDAAAHVLMLLLTGYPTDSD, from the coding sequence ATGACGCGATACCGTTCACGTGTGCGCCTCGCGGGTGGCCTGCTGGCAGCACTCCTGCTGGTTTCTGCCTGCCAGGCCGATACCGCCTCGCCGCGCCCCAGCCCCTCGTCGGGCGGTTCGCCGTCGGCGAGCCCCGGCGAACCCGCCGCCGACCTGACGATCAGTGAAGCGCTCCGAGCCGCCGTCGAGCCGGCGGGCATTCGGCAGCACCTCGACGAGCTGCTCGAAATCGCCGAAGCGAATGACGGAATTCGCGCCGCCGGCACAGCGGGCTACGTCGAGTCCGTGTCGTACGTAGCGGACGAGCTGCGCGCCGCGGGCTACGCGGTGACCGTGGATGAGTTCACGTTCCCGTTCTTCATCGAGACGGCCCCCGCCAAGCTCACCGCCAACGACCAGACGTTCGTTGGCCCCCACCACCTCCACGCGCTGATCTTCTCCGCCTCGGGCGACATCACGGCCCCGGTCGTGGCTGTGGCCGTCAGCGATGACGGCCAGCCCATCGGCTCCGGAGGATGTGATTCCGACGACTGGGTCGACTTCCCCGCCGGCGCCATAGCTGTGGTCGGCGCAGGGCCGTGCGGCCGGCGGCAGATGGTGGACCACGCTCAGACCGCGGACGCCGCGGCGCTGATCATGAGCTCACCGGCGTATGAACCGGGCAGCCTGCGGCGCCCAACCCTGCTGAGGCCGGACGGAATCCATATCCCGGCGGTATACGCCTCCGGTCCCGCCGGAGCCGCCCTCCGGCGGGCCGCGGCCCAGGGCTCATCGGTCCATCTGTCGGTTCTAACGCTGATCGAAGACCGCGTCACCGCGAACGTCATCGCCGAACGCGGGGGCATCGGTGCCGGCAGCGTCGCGGACGAGGTGGTGATGGTGGGCGGCCACCTTGACTCGGTGCTCGACGGCCCTGGCATCAACGACAACGGCTCGGGCACCATGACCATCCTCGAGATGGCCCAGCAACTGGCCGAGCTGGAGCCGACCCCTCGCACCGTGCGGTTCGCCTTCTGGAGCGGCGAAGAGCTCGGCCTGTACGGGTCGCGCGACTGGGTTGGTCGCCAGTCGGACGACCAGCTGCACGCCATCGTCGCGTACCTGAACCTCGACATGCTCGGCTCGTCGAACTACGGCCGGTTCGTCTACGCCCCTGCGGGCATCGCCGATTCGGAGGAGATCACAGCCGCCTTCGGTGCCTATTTCGACACCGTTGGCCTTGCGTACGAGACCCTGGACCTGGGCGGCGGCTCGGACCACGCCCCATTCGACGACGCGCTGGTCCCCAACGGCGGGCTCTTCAGCGGCGCGTCCGAGCTGAAGTCCGACGCGCAGGCGGAGCTCTTCGGGGGCGAGGCAGGTGAACCGATGTCGCCGTGCTACCACCTCGCGTGCGACACGATGGATGAGATCAACGACGCCGCGCTGGACGAGATGTCCGACGCGGCCGCCCACGTCCTAATGTTGCTGCTGACCGGTTACCCGACGGACTCCGACTAG
- the ribA gene encoding GTP cyclohydrolase II, whose product MPLRGTTLEELLEQNRGHQCPDLPPDRVCVRMEAVADLPTRFGDFRVMAFWNDRDGKEDAALVKGKPWDGEDIPVRIHSECLTGDAFGSLRCDCRDQLEASLRFMGSQESGLVLYLRQEGRGIGLANKIRAYALQDQGLDTVEANQALGFRDDERDYGVAAHMLGLLQVRSIRLITNNPRKIAGLEQHGVRITGRIPLVVPPNEHNVFYLSTKASRSGHYIDLSGYEHLSEQLDRPIVEGMTPELIAEIEEVADGAA is encoded by the coding sequence GTGCCGCTCCGCGGCACGACCCTCGAGGAGCTTCTCGAGCAGAACCGCGGCCACCAGTGCCCGGACCTGCCACCGGACCGCGTCTGCGTGCGGATGGAGGCGGTGGCCGACCTCCCGACCCGGTTCGGCGACTTCCGGGTGATGGCCTTCTGGAACGATCGCGACGGCAAGGAGGACGCGGCCCTGGTCAAGGGCAAGCCGTGGGACGGCGAGGACATCCCGGTCCGGATCCATTCGGAGTGTCTGACCGGCGATGCATTCGGATCGTTGCGGTGCGACTGCCGGGACCAGCTCGAGGCCTCCCTCCGCTTCATGGGGAGTCAGGAGTCGGGCCTGGTCCTGTACCTCCGCCAGGAGGGGCGTGGCATCGGCCTGGCGAACAAGATTCGCGCCTATGCCCTCCAGGACCAGGGTCTGGACACCGTCGAGGCCAACCAGGCGCTCGGGTTCCGGGACGACGAGCGCGACTACGGGGTGGCCGCCCACATGCTCGGCCTGCTGCAGGTCCGATCCATCCGGCTCATCACCAACAACCCGCGCAAGATCGCCGGGCTGGAGCAGCACGGCGTCCGGATCACGGGAAGAATCCCACTGGTCGTGCCGCCCAACGAGCACAACGTGTTCTACCTGTCCACCAAGGCGAGCCGGTCCGGCCACTACATCGACCTGTCCGGCTACGAGCACCTTTCCGAGCAGCTGGACCGGCCGATCGTGGAGGGCATGACTCCCGAGCTGATCGCCGAGATCGAGGAGGTCGCCGACGGCGCAGCCTGA
- a CDS encoding DUF6855 family protein, whose protein sequence is MSDEKAAGTKDDPWVLKTPPGTSEYRMWRDEAADPPALVCQVGSTQLKYHLRAIEDLHAALKKHGDWIPLGAADEQKPAADGTVEAWGRSASNPVGGWYGLRKGYRGRFGMYLPPLLEALDLAELTHDAKNNRMRAR, encoded by the coding sequence GTGTCAGACGAGAAGGCGGCCGGGACGAAGGACGACCCGTGGGTCCTGAAGACGCCACCCGGCACGTCCGAGTACCGGATGTGGCGCGACGAAGCCGCCGATCCGCCGGCCTTGGTGTGCCAGGTCGGCTCGACCCAGCTCAAGTACCATCTGCGCGCCATCGAGGACCTGCACGCCGCGCTCAAGAAGCACGGCGACTGGATCCCGCTCGGCGCCGCCGACGAGCAGAAGCCGGCGGCTGACGGGACCGTCGAGGCCTGGGGCCGCTCAGCCAGCAACCCGGTGGGCGGCTGGTACGGGCTCCGCAAGGGCTACCGTGGCCGATTCGGGATGTACCTCCCCCCCCTGCTCGAGGCGCTGGACCTCGCGGAGCTCACCCACGACGCCAAGAACAACCGGATGCGCGCCCGCTAG
- a CDS encoding AMP-binding protein translates to METVLELVQDSVRRFDRKPFLLIRPGFRTRVTRYRDLGRLLPRVGRVLRDQGLQPGDRAIIWAVNRPEWGISFLGAVHAGIVLVPLDVRSAPDFAAKVAAKTRASLVLASAQTAAQAAGLGLPVLLIERVPDLARRAEPLPAADIGPDDLVEVVFTSGTTGEPKGAMLTHRNIASNAQALLKVFPLGPKERMLSVLPLSHMFEQSPGFLAPMHAGASIVYPVSRQPSVLLRTFRDFKVSILLIVPQGLKLLDNAIERKVDQGGKRATFEKLHRWAAHVPRFVKRLLFRPVLRSFGGRLHTIGIGGAAMDPDLGRRWADMGLDVLQGYGATELGPLVSFTRKERNRIGSVGEVIPGVEMEIAGDGEVLVRGPNVFAGYWEDPEKTAEAIDAQGWYHTGDIGEISPEGFLTLRGRKKDMLAMPDGTKVYPEDIEAVLARDERIQDATVVGFPIGPNLKIHAVFLIDDSEEPELVEAVVRDANAKLGAHQQIRSHSLWADDDFPRTHTLKVKKREVIARLEADAAAAAGVPGVAVADSGAGADQPPAGAPTLAEGTLGTLIPLVASIAEVPPEAVLPTARLSSDLNMDSLQRVELLGVIEEELGVFVDDSALDPEATVGQIAALVDASRELPHDTGILGWPLNPLPRALGMAVQELITAPVLNLFYRIGIRGQENLVGLEGPVIFASNHCLHTDNQIVMSSLPFAWRWRLSVAASAERVWSNPAMALAGGMLANAFPIAREGGVRRSLELLGARLDRRFSILIYPEGKLTVGGPMQPFLAGTGLVAVEGATAVVPIKLRINRMSRLEAAWGAASARTPLNGAAWRGDVDVIYGEPIWFSSDTTPAQATDRLEEALAAL, encoded by the coding sequence ATGGAGACCGTTCTCGAACTCGTCCAGGATTCGGTCAGGCGGTTCGACCGCAAGCCGTTCCTCCTCATCCGACCGGGCTTCCGGACGCGCGTCACGCGCTACCGAGACCTGGGCCGGCTCTTGCCGCGCGTGGGCCGCGTCCTGCGCGACCAAGGCCTTCAGCCGGGCGATCGGGCCATCATCTGGGCCGTGAACCGCCCCGAGTGGGGTATCAGCTTCCTGGGCGCCGTGCACGCGGGAATCGTTCTCGTCCCGCTCGACGTGCGGAGCGCGCCCGACTTCGCCGCCAAGGTGGCCGCCAAGACGCGTGCCAGCCTGGTCCTGGCATCGGCTCAGACCGCGGCCCAGGCGGCCGGCCTGGGGTTGCCCGTGCTCCTCATCGAACGGGTTCCAGACCTGGCCCGGCGGGCCGAGCCGTTGCCGGCCGCCGACATCGGTCCTGACGACCTGGTCGAGGTGGTCTTCACGTCAGGCACCACCGGTGAGCCGAAGGGGGCCATGCTCACCCACCGCAATATCGCCAGCAATGCGCAGGCCCTGCTCAAGGTCTTCCCGCTCGGGCCCAAGGAGCGGATGCTCTCGGTCCTGCCGCTGTCGCACATGTTCGAGCAGTCGCCCGGTTTCCTGGCACCCATGCACGCCGGGGCCAGCATCGTGTATCCGGTCAGCCGCCAGCCGTCGGTCCTGCTCCGGACGTTCCGCGACTTCAAGGTGAGCATCCTGCTCATCGTCCCGCAGGGCCTGAAGCTGCTGGACAACGCGATCGAGCGCAAGGTGGACCAGGGCGGGAAGCGCGCGACCTTCGAGAAGCTCCACCGCTGGGCGGCGCATGTGCCGCGCTTCGTCAAGCGGCTGCTCTTCCGACCGGTGCTGCGCAGCTTTGGCGGGCGGCTCCACACCATCGGCATCGGTGGGGCGGCCATGGACCCCGACCTGGGTCGTCGATGGGCGGACATGGGCCTCGACGTCCTCCAGGGCTATGGCGCCACCGAGCTGGGGCCGTTGGTCAGCTTCACCCGGAAGGAGCGAAACCGGATTGGAAGCGTGGGCGAGGTCATCCCCGGGGTCGAGATGGAGATCGCCGGTGACGGCGAGGTTCTGGTCCGCGGGCCGAACGTCTTTGCCGGGTACTGGGAGGACCCGGAGAAGACCGCCGAGGCGATCGACGCGCAGGGCTGGTACCACACCGGGGACATCGGCGAGATCAGCCCGGAGGGGTTCCTTACCCTGCGCGGCCGGAAGAAGGACATGCTGGCTATGCCTGACGGAACGAAGGTGTACCCGGAGGACATCGAAGCGGTCCTGGCCAGGGACGAGCGGATCCAGGACGCCACCGTGGTCGGCTTTCCGATCGGCCCCAACCTGAAGATCCACGCCGTATTCCTGATCGACGACAGCGAGGAGCCGGAGCTGGTCGAGGCGGTCGTCCGCGACGCCAATGCCAAGCTGGGCGCGCATCAGCAGATCCGCTCGCACTCGTTATGGGCCGATGACGACTTCCCGCGGACGCACACGTTGAAAGTGAAGAAACGGGAGGTCATTGCCCGATTGGAGGCCGATGCCGCTGCCGCTGCGGGCGTGCCGGGCGTGGCGGTCGCTGATTCCGGTGCCGGAGCCGATCAGCCGCCGGCAGGCGCTCCGACACTGGCGGAGGGGACGCTCGGGACCCTGATCCCGCTGGTGGCCTCCATCGCCGAGGTTCCGCCTGAAGCCGTTCTGCCGACCGCCCGACTGTCATCGGACCTGAACATGGACTCTCTCCAGCGGGTTGAGCTGCTGGGAGTCATCGAGGAGGAGCTCGGGGTCTTCGTGGACGATTCGGCCCTGGATCCGGAGGCCACCGTGGGCCAGATCGCGGCCCTCGTCGACGCCTCCCGCGAGCTGCCCCACGACACGGGAATCCTGGGTTGGCCGCTCAATCCGCTGCCCCGGGCGCTGGGGATGGCCGTCCAGGAGCTGATCACGGCGCCTGTCCTCAACCTGTTCTATCGGATCGGCATCCGCGGCCAGGAGAATCTGGTGGGGCTGGAGGGCCCGGTCATCTTCGCCTCCAACCACTGTCTTCACACCGACAACCAGATCGTCATGTCGTCGCTGCCGTTCGCATGGCGCTGGCGCCTCTCGGTGGCCGCGTCCGCGGAGCGGGTGTGGAGCAACCCGGCTATGGCCCTCGCCGGCGGGATGCTGGCCAACGCCTTTCCCATCGCCCGTGAGGGCGGCGTGCGGCGCAGCCTGGAGCTGCTCGGGGCCCGGCTGGATCGTCGCTTCAGCATCCTCATCTACCCTGAGGGCAAGCTGACCGTTGGGGGGCCGATGCAGCCGTTCCTGGCCGGTACCGGACTGGTCGCGGTTGAGGGTGCAACTGCTGTGGTGCCCATCAAGCTGCGCATCAACCGGATGAGCCGCCTGGAGGCCGCCTGGGGGGCGGCATCCGCCAGGACCCCGCTCAACGGAGCTGCCTGGCGGGGCGACGTGGACGTCATCTACGGCGAACCCATCTGGTTCAGCTCTGACACCACTCCGGCCCAAGCCACGGATCGGTTGGAAGAGGCGCTCGCCGCGCTCTAG